The Verrucomicrobiota bacterium JB022 genome contains a region encoding:
- a CDS encoding YafY family protein, translating to MNRVDRLFALVLWLQQKRVVTAEELAAHFELSVRTVYRDLAALSEAGIPLVAEAGVGYSLVKGFSLPPIHFTPKEANALATVGLLVHQFSDPSLVAEMASALRKIKAALPMADRERLIRLEAQLAATAQPKRPAEAALAELQEALGQQRVLKFAYQGWNAAPSVRHVEPHALIYYLDRWHLIAWCREREGFRDFRTDRMREVQALPETFRRREGFTVEDYLRSMPKPELTARVHFPATQLDRARREWWQGIRSEAETAEGAILELAVVDWERVIGWLLSFGPTVAVLEPAELRLQLAATARALVAHHDSSPASPGS from the coding sequence ATGAACCGTGTGGATCGGCTTTTCGCGCTGGTGTTGTGGCTGCAGCAGAAGCGGGTGGTGACGGCGGAAGAGCTGGCCGCCCACTTCGAGTTGAGCGTGCGCACGGTCTACCGCGACCTCGCCGCGCTGAGCGAAGCAGGGATCCCGCTGGTGGCGGAGGCGGGCGTGGGATATTCGCTGGTCAAGGGGTTCAGCCTCCCGCCGATCCACTTTACGCCCAAGGAGGCCAATGCGCTCGCAACGGTGGGGCTGCTCGTCCACCAGTTCAGCGACCCCTCGCTGGTAGCCGAAATGGCGTCGGCCCTGCGCAAAATCAAGGCCGCCCTGCCCATGGCAGACCGGGAGCGCCTGATCCGGCTGGAAGCCCAGCTGGCTGCCACCGCCCAACCAAAACGCCCCGCGGAAGCCGCACTCGCCGAGCTGCAGGAGGCGCTGGGCCAGCAGCGGGTGCTGAAGTTTGCCTACCAAGGGTGGAATGCCGCCCCGAGCGTCCGCCATGTCGAGCCCCACGCGCTGATCTACTACCTCGACCGCTGGCACCTGATCGCGTGGTGTCGCGAACGGGAGGGGTTCCGCGATTTCCGGACGGATCGGATGCGGGAGGTGCAAGCCTTGCCCGAGACCTTCCGGCGACGCGAGGGTTTCACGGTGGAGGACTACCTGCGCTCGATGCCCAAGCCGGAGCTGACGGCAAGGGTCCATTTTCCTGCGACGCAACTGGACCGTGCGCGGCGCGAATGGTGGCAGGGCATCCGCAGCGAGGCCGAGACGGCGGAGGGCGCGATTCTGGAGCTGGCCGTGGTGGACTGGGAACGGGTGATCGGCTGGCTGCTGTCCTTTGGCCCTACAGTTGCGGTTTTGGAGCCCGCAGAACTGCGCCTGCAACTGGCCGCCACCGCACGGGCACTCGTCGCCCATCACGATTCGTCACCGGCCTCCCCAGGCTCCTGA
- a CDS encoding MFS transporter — MLLAAKPIRSTAALQPRWPVAVLFAVNGLGFGVWAGFIPHFQEQLGLSHPELGVPLLALVLGAIISMPLAGSYVAHRGSATLGAPASVLFALALGAITWSSWAQVSLLFTLAAFSFGASKGLLDVAVNTQAVLLEQARQRPVNAFCQACWSLGGLTGGGLVVLISRQEALIIPFLIFTSFLLVGMGFAAHTGLVDDRHNHASDAPKSNVLKALRDSPHLRTLGLLAMLALFSEGVMADWASVYLREAGEVSTAASALGFTSFALAMTIGRFTGDWAIDRLGPVNVLRLGGSLIALGITAAVVAGVAFGSPVGIVLGIISAGLGVSNLVPVLFSAAGKDPIAGAGPGIATVTTMGFGGFLIGPPIIASLSGLIGLPFALLLLIVSGGIIFWSAQRAVAPVRV, encoded by the coding sequence ATGCTCTTAGCCGCCAAGCCCATTCGCTCTACCGCCGCGCTCCAGCCTCGCTGGCCCGTCGCCGTGCTCTTCGCCGTCAACGGCTTGGGCTTCGGCGTATGGGCGGGCTTCATCCCGCATTTTCAGGAGCAACTGGGCCTGAGCCACCCAGAGCTGGGGGTGCCACTGCTCGCCCTGGTGCTCGGTGCGATCATCAGCATGCCGCTGGCGGGCAGCTATGTCGCCCACCGGGGCAGCGCGACGCTCGGGGCTCCTGCCTCGGTCCTGTTTGCGCTGGCGCTGGGCGCGATCACATGGTCGTCGTGGGCACAGGTATCGCTGCTGTTCACCCTCGCGGCCTTCAGCTTTGGCGCGAGCAAGGGCCTGCTCGACGTGGCCGTCAATACGCAAGCGGTGTTGCTGGAACAAGCCCGGCAGCGTCCGGTCAACGCCTTTTGCCAGGCCTGCTGGAGCCTTGGAGGCCTCACGGGCGGCGGGCTGGTGGTGCTCATTTCGCGGCAGGAGGCGCTGATCATCCCGTTCCTGATCTTCACCAGCTTCCTGCTCGTGGGGATGGGGTTTGCGGCGCACACCGGCCTGGTCGACGACCGCCACAACCACGCCAGCGACGCGCCCAAGAGCAACGTGCTGAAGGCCCTGCGCGACAGCCCACACCTGCGTACGCTGGGCCTGCTGGCCATGCTCGCCCTGTTCTCGGAGGGGGTGATGGCCGACTGGGCCTCCGTCTACCTGCGCGAAGCGGGTGAGGTGTCGACGGCGGCCTCGGCGCTGGGCTTTACCTCCTTCGCGCTGGCCATGACGATCGGGCGCTTTACGGGAGACTGGGCGATCGACCGCCTGGGCCCGGTCAACGTCTTGCGACTCGGTGGGTCGTTGATCGCGCTGGGCATCACGGCGGCAGTCGTCGCGGGCGTGGCCTTCGGCAGCCCGGTGGGGATCGTGCTTGGCATCATCAGCGCCGGGCTGGGTGTGTCCAACCTCGTGCCGGTACTCTTCAGCGCCGCCGGGAAGGATCCCATCGCCGGGGCGGGCCCGGGCATCGCGACGGTCACGACAATGGGGTTCGGGGGCTTTCTGATCGGGCCGCCCATCATCGCCAGCCTCAGCGGATTGATCGGCCTGCCCTTCGCCCTGCTGCTGCTCATCGTCTCGGGCGGCATCATCTTCTGGAGCGCTCAACGGGCCGTCGCGCCGGTGAGGGTGTAA
- a CDS encoding SDR family oxidoreductase, translating into MNTTHLQNLSHSNAFAGRHALVTGGTKGLGAAIVAHLAAAGATVYTTAREEPETLPAGVHFIAGDLTKPEGVEKVVQAITAETPALDVIVHNLGGSSSPGGGALALTDELWQRDFDLNFWPVVRLDRALLPAMKERRRGSIVHVSSIQRRLPLYESTLAYAAAKAALSTYSKGLANEFGPHGIRINTVSPGWINTLASQHMVTRLAQAESVDEDTARQQLMAALGGIPLGRPAEPEEVAAVVAFLASDAASAVTGSEFVVDGGTVPTV; encoded by the coding sequence ATGAACACAACACATCTGCAAAACCTCTCCCACAGCAACGCTTTCGCCGGGCGCCACGCCCTCGTGACCGGCGGCACCAAGGGCCTCGGCGCCGCGATTGTCGCCCACCTTGCCGCCGCGGGTGCGACCGTTTATACGACCGCCCGCGAAGAGCCGGAAACCCTGCCTGCGGGGGTACATTTCATCGCGGGCGACCTCACCAAGCCGGAAGGCGTGGAAAAGGTCGTGCAGGCCATCACTGCCGAAACGCCCGCGCTGGACGTGATCGTGCACAACCTCGGCGGTTCGTCTTCCCCCGGCGGCGGTGCGCTGGCCCTGACGGACGAACTGTGGCAGCGCGACTTCGACCTCAACTTCTGGCCCGTCGTACGTCTCGACCGCGCCTTGCTGCCCGCGATGAAGGAGCGGCGTCGGGGGTCGATCGTGCACGTGTCGTCGATCCAACGCCGCCTGCCCCTCTACGAAAGCACCCTCGCCTACGCCGCCGCCAAGGCCGCTCTCAGCACCTACAGCAAGGGCCTCGCCAACGAATTCGGCCCCCACGGCATCCGCATCAACACCGTCTCGCCCGGCTGGATCAATACGCTGGCGTCTCAGCACATGGTCACGCGCCTCGCCCAGGCGGAAAGCGTCGACGAAGATACCGCGCGTCAACAGTTGATGGCCGCGCTCGGCGGCATACCGCTCGGTCGCCCCGCCGAACCGGAGGAAGTCGCAGCCGTGGTCGCGTTCCTCGCCTCCGATGCCGCCTCCGCCGTCACCGGCAGCGAATTCGTGGTCGACGGGGGAACGGTCCCGACCGTGTAG
- the dnaE gene encoding DNA polymerase III subunit alpha, with product MSDAKNIVHLHCHTDYSLLDGCAKVSRYMQRCKELGMPALAMTDHGNLFGAMNFYKAATKAGVKPLIGCEIYLVYDHKQVDRPKRDRQRSDDINDIPEDELGPESYPKHQIHHKTLIAQNFEGYQNLVKLVSDAHVNGVYYRPRCDMETLARYSKGIIGLSGCMNGVASQKLIYNDYAGAREAMGQFIDIFGKENYFVEIQDHGMPVQRRIIPGLLKLAKEFDLPVIAANDVHYVYKEDSEPHDALLCIQTGKLVKDEKRMKYPSREFYLKSYDEMLQVFREVPESLDNTLRVAEMVDLKIKFGEDHYPVYERPIEVTFPEDRPAFARILDIYVEEKNKVLSRDGKPLISLTPEERTRLSTNGTYLLELCKGGLKERYGVDYDQWQQLGRDNPTGELPEGYDLQRASEVCKQLEYELAIITGAGFVDYFLITWDFINWAREQGIPVGPGRGSGAGCMVAYLIKITDIDPLRFGLLFERMLSLERVSPPDFDVDFCMRRRDEVVNYVRDKYGKDRVANIITYGTFGAKMVVRDLARVLDLPFAEANRIAKMVPDDLNISLDDAVAKSGELQAEMGINQTVREIIRQGKVIEGMVRNTGKHACGIIIGDQPLTNLVPVTLQEGDLTTQYAKGPVEDLGMLKADFLGLKTLTVISDAQDHIRRTTDLKQFDIEKVTLEDEASYQLLNEGKTKGVFQLESGGMQALCRQLGLSTFEEIIALIALYRPGPMQFIPQYIEGKKDASKIKSPHPLLDELVQETYGILVYQEQVMKVAQIVAGYTLGNADILRRAMGKKIASVMAEQKDIFVKGAKETNDINASKAEEIFGILEKFAQYGFNKSHSAAYAMLSYRTAYLKANYPVQFMAAVLGCEMGNAEKLAGFLEECQAIDVPVLGPDVNESRESFTPVMTAHNSKTGSIRFGLAAIKGVGEAPAHAIISEREANGPFTSFKDFAQRIDSAHANRRVMEALIKAGAFDNLGQDRGTILHLLDGILNEIKDLQRDKERGQTNLFDMFGMDEPEPAPSRNGNGHAEPEGPIMPMMEKLQFEKELLGFYVSGHPLNDFQGICEHMDTFQGRDFEKMENREPYRLCGVITGVAKKLSRKDNRPWAIISLSTRESTYTINCYADSFERNKDLIEDGALVMLEGTVARRPDEVQLLAERLQPLDKSVRDMVKELTFVIEGDGVAVDFLRHLREELEPQSGQTSVKVGVLFSPDQMAVADIAGSLGWNLNQQQFGRLRRHPAVRDVLLKVPPPEAPRPRWERN from the coding sequence ATGAGCGACGCAAAGAACATCGTCCACCTGCACTGCCACACCGATTACTCGCTGCTGGACGGCTGCGCCAAGGTCAGCCGCTACATGCAACGCTGCAAGGAGCTGGGGATGCCGGCTCTGGCCATGACCGACCACGGCAACCTCTTTGGCGCGATGAATTTTTACAAGGCCGCGACCAAGGCAGGGGTCAAGCCGCTCATCGGGTGCGAAATCTACCTTGTCTACGACCACAAACAGGTCGACCGCCCCAAGCGCGACCGCCAGCGCAGCGACGACATCAACGACATCCCCGAAGACGAGCTGGGGCCGGAGAGCTACCCGAAGCATCAGATCCACCACAAGACGCTCATCGCGCAAAACTTCGAGGGCTACCAGAACCTGGTCAAGCTGGTCTCCGACGCCCACGTCAACGGCGTCTACTACCGCCCGCGCTGCGACATGGAGACGCTCGCGCGCTACAGCAAGGGCATCATCGGCCTCAGCGGCTGCATGAACGGCGTGGCCTCGCAGAAGCTGATCTACAACGATTACGCCGGCGCCCGTGAAGCGATGGGCCAGTTTATCGACATCTTCGGCAAGGAAAACTACTTCGTCGAGATCCAGGACCACGGGATGCCCGTGCAGCGCCGCATCATCCCCGGCCTGCTCAAGCTGGCCAAGGAGTTCGACCTGCCCGTGATCGCCGCCAACGACGTGCACTACGTCTACAAGGAAGACAGCGAGCCGCACGACGCGCTCCTTTGCATCCAGACGGGCAAGCTGGTGAAGGACGAGAAGCGGATGAAGTACCCGAGCCGCGAGTTTTACCTGAAGAGCTACGACGAGATGCTCCAGGTGTTCCGCGAGGTGCCCGAGTCGCTCGACAACACCTTGCGCGTGGCCGAGATGGTCGACCTCAAGATCAAGTTCGGCGAAGACCATTACCCCGTCTACGAGCGCCCGATCGAAGTCACCTTCCCGGAAGACAGGCCCGCCTTCGCCCGCATCCTCGACATCTACGTGGAGGAAAAGAACAAGGTGCTCTCGCGCGACGGCAAGCCGCTGATCTCCCTGACGCCCGAAGAGCGCACCCGGCTCTCGACCAACGGCACCTACCTGCTTGAGCTGTGCAAGGGCGGCCTCAAGGAACGCTACGGGGTGGATTACGACCAGTGGCAGCAACTGGGGCGCGACAACCCCACCGGCGAGCTGCCCGAGGGCTACGACCTCCAGCGCGCCAGCGAAGTGTGCAAGCAACTGGAGTACGAGCTGGCGATCATCACCGGCGCGGGCTTCGTCGACTACTTCCTTATCACGTGGGACTTCATCAACTGGGCCCGCGAGCAAGGCATCCCCGTCGGCCCCGGTCGGGGTTCGGGTGCGGGCTGTATGGTGGCCTACCTGATCAAAATTACCGACATCGACCCGCTGCGCTTCGGCCTGCTCTTCGAGCGGATGCTCTCCCTCGAACGCGTGAGCCCGCCCGACTTCGACGTCGACTTTTGCATGCGCCGCCGCGACGAGGTGGTCAACTACGTGCGCGACAAGTATGGCAAGGACCGCGTGGCCAACATCATCACCTACGGCACCTTCGGGGCAAAGATGGTGGTGCGCGACCTCGCCCGCGTGCTCGACCTGCCCTTTGCCGAGGCCAACCGCATCGCCAAGATGGTGCCCGACGACCTCAACATCTCCCTCGACGACGCCGTGGCCAAGAGCGGCGAGCTGCAGGCCGAGATGGGGATCAACCAGACGGTGCGCGAGATCATCCGCCAGGGGAAGGTCATCGAAGGCATGGTCCGCAACACCGGCAAACACGCCTGCGGCATCATCATCGGCGACCAGCCGCTGACGAATCTCGTGCCCGTGACCTTGCAGGAAGGCGACCTCACCACCCAGTATGCCAAGGGCCCGGTCGAAGACCTCGGCATGCTCAAGGCAGACTTCCTGGGCCTGAAGACTCTCACCGTGATCAGCGACGCGCAGGACCACATCCGCCGCACGACCGACCTCAAGCAGTTCGACATCGAAAAAGTCACGCTGGAGGACGAAGCCTCTTACCAACTGCTGAACGAGGGCAAGACCAAGGGCGTGTTCCAGCTCGAATCCGGCGGGATGCAGGCGCTGTGTCGCCAACTCGGCCTGAGCACCTTCGAGGAGATCATCGCCTTGATCGCGCTCTACCGCCCGGGCCCGATGCAGTTCATCCCGCAATACATCGAGGGCAAGAAGGACGCCTCCAAGATCAAGAGCCCCCACCCTCTGCTCGACGAACTGGTGCAGGAGACCTACGGCATCCTCGTCTATCAGGAGCAGGTGATGAAGGTGGCGCAGATCGTCGCCGGCTACACCCTCGGCAATGCGGACATTCTCCGCCGCGCGATGGGCAAGAAGATCGCGTCGGTCATGGCCGAGCAGAAGGACATCTTCGTCAAGGGCGCCAAGGAGACGAACGACATCAACGCCTCCAAGGCGGAGGAAATTTTCGGCATTCTGGAGAAGTTCGCACAGTACGGCTTCAACAAGTCGCACTCGGCCGCCTACGCGATGCTCAGCTACCGCACGGCCTACCTCAAAGCCAACTACCCCGTCCAGTTCATGGCGGCGGTGCTCGGCTGCGAAATGGGCAACGCGGAAAAGCTGGCCGGCTTCCTCGAAGAGTGTCAGGCGATCGACGTCCCTGTGCTCGGCCCGGATGTCAACGAGTCCCGCGAGTCGTTTACACCCGTCATGACGGCGCACAACAGCAAGACGGGCTCGATCCGCTTCGGGCTGGCCGCGATCAAGGGCGTAGGCGAGGCCCCTGCCCACGCGATCATTTCCGAGCGCGAGGCCAACGGGCCGTTTACCAGCTTCAAGGACTTCGCCCAGCGCATCGACTCCGCCCATGCCAACCGCCGCGTGATGGAAGCGCTGATCAAGGCCGGGGCCTTCGACAACCTCGGCCAGGACCGCGGCACCATCCTTCACCTGCTCGACGGTATCCTCAACGAAATCAAGGACCTCCAGCGCGACAAGGAACGCGGCCAGACCAACCTCTTCGACATGTTTGGCATGGATGAGCCGGAGCCCGCGCCCAGCCGCAACGGCAATGGTCACGCCGAGCCCGAAGGCCCCATCATGCCGATGATGGAGAAGCTGCAGTTCGAGAAAGAGCTGCTCGGCTTTTACGTGAGCGGACACCCGCTGAACGACTTCCAGGGCATCTGCGAGCACATGGACACCTTCCAGGGCCGGGATTTCGAGAAGATGGAAAACCGGGAGCCGTACCGCCTCTGCGGCGTCATCACCGGCGTCGCCAAGAAGCTGTCGCGCAAAGACAACCGCCCGTGGGCCATCATCTCGCTCTCCACCCGCGAGAGCACCTACACGATCAACTGCTACGCCGACTCGTTTGAGCGCAACAAGGACCTGATCGAAGATGGTGCGCTGGTGATGCTCGAAGGCACGGTCGCACGCCGCCCGGACGAGGTGCAACTGCTGGCCGAACGCCTCCAGCCGCTGGATAAATCGGTGCGCGACATGGTGAAGGAGCTCACCTTCGTGATCGAGGGCGACGGCGTCGCGGTCGACTTCCTGCGCCACCTGCGCGAAGAGCTGGAGCCCCAAAGCGGCCAGACCAGCGTGAAGGTGGGCGTGCTCTTCAGCCCCGACCAGATGGCCGTGGCCGACATCGCCGGCTCGCTCGGCTGGAACCTCAATCAGCAGCAATTCGGTCGCCTGCGCCGCCACCCCGCCGTACGCGACGTGCTGCTCAAAGTCCCGCCCCCCGAAGCCCCCCGCCCCCGCTGGGAACGGAATTAG
- a CDS encoding DeoR/GlpR family DNA-binding transcription regulator: protein MLTAERKRLILNQLKAEGQVRADALAKRFKVSEDTIRRDLRQLDQDGLLERVHGGALLRPAVSVHYASRQHQSPDLKRAIGAAAVQLLKAGQTVLIDAGTTPLCVAEAIPPSLPLSVVTHSLPVGLALSEHASVETLMVGGTLSKPARAAMGAQVVEDYRQVRADICILGVAGLHVEAGATAIDPEEAFVKRAMIQHAAAVVAVAAPEKLGTIAPHLLCSAQALTHLVTGPAPCERLQPFRDVGIEVIVAEG, encoded by the coding sequence ATGTTGACCGCTGAACGCAAACGCCTGATCCTGAACCAGCTCAAAGCCGAAGGACAGGTGCGGGCCGATGCCTTGGCCAAGCGCTTCAAGGTCTCCGAAGACACGATCCGCCGCGACCTTCGCCAGCTCGACCAGGATGGCTTGCTGGAGCGCGTGCATGGAGGTGCGCTGCTCCGCCCCGCTGTGTCGGTCCACTATGCCAGCCGGCAACACCAGTCGCCCGACCTGAAACGTGCCATCGGTGCCGCCGCCGTGCAACTGCTGAAGGCAGGGCAGACGGTGTTGATCGATGCCGGGACGACGCCCCTGTGTGTGGCCGAAGCCATCCCGCCCAGCCTGCCGCTCTCGGTGGTCACGCACAGCCTGCCGGTAGGGCTGGCGTTGAGCGAGCATGCGAGCGTCGAGACGCTGATGGTGGGCGGCACGCTCTCCAAGCCCGCCCGCGCCGCCATGGGGGCCCAAGTGGTCGAGGACTACCGCCAAGTGCGGGCCGATATCTGTATCCTTGGGGTGGCGGGCCTACACGTCGAGGCCGGTGCCACCGCCATCGACCCGGAGGAAGCGTTTGTAAAACGCGCGATGATCCAGCACGCGGCGGCGGTGGTGGCCGTCGCCGCCCCGGAAAAGCTCGGCACCATCGCGCCGCACCTGCTGTGTTCCGCCCAGGCGCTGACGCATCTCGTAACGGGTCCGGCCCCCTGCGAACGCCTCCAGCCCTTCCGCGACGTCGGCATCGAGGTGATCGTAGCGGAAGGGTAG